The proteins below come from a single Burkholderia sp. PAMC 26561 genomic window:
- a CDS encoding methionine aminotransferase: MKSAWTPQSKLPAVGTTIFTVIGQLAEEHHALNLSQGAPNFAPDPKLVESAARAMRAGHNQYAPMSGVHALRDALALKTQKLYGASYDPASEITVVASASEGLYATISALVHPGDEVIYFEPSFDSYGPIVQLQGATPVAIKLSPVDFHIDWDEVQAAVTPRTRMIIVNSPHNPSGSAFTSVDIERLTALTRDSKIIVLSDEVYEHVVFDGALHHSMARYPALAERSVIVSSFGKSYHVTGWRVGFTLAPAELTNEIRKVHQFMTFSADTPMQIAFAEALGDESSYLGLGAFYQKKRDLLAESLAGSRFELLPSAGSFFLLARFGAFSDETDSDFVLRLIRETRVATIPLSAFYTDGTDNRIIRLSFAKDDDTLREGARRLCAV, from the coding sequence GTGAAAAGTGCCTGGACCCCTCAATCGAAGCTGCCCGCTGTCGGCACGACCATTTTTACCGTGATCGGCCAGCTTGCCGAGGAACATCACGCGCTGAATCTCTCGCAAGGCGCACCGAACTTCGCGCCCGATCCGAAGCTCGTGGAAAGCGCCGCGCGAGCCATGCGCGCGGGGCATAACCAGTACGCGCCCATGTCCGGCGTTCACGCGCTGCGCGACGCGCTCGCGCTGAAAACGCAAAAGCTCTACGGCGCGAGCTACGATCCGGCAAGCGAAATCACCGTGGTCGCGAGCGCGAGCGAAGGCCTGTACGCAACCATCAGCGCGCTCGTGCATCCCGGCGACGAAGTCATCTACTTCGAACCTTCCTTCGACAGCTACGGCCCGATCGTCCAGTTGCAGGGCGCGACGCCCGTTGCGATCAAACTTTCGCCGGTGGATTTTCACATCGACTGGGACGAAGTTCAGGCCGCCGTCACGCCGCGCACGCGCATGATCATCGTCAATTCGCCGCATAATCCGTCGGGCAGCGCGTTCACGAGTGTGGATATCGAGCGCCTCACCGCGCTTACGCGTGACTCGAAGATCATCGTGTTGTCGGACGAAGTGTATGAGCACGTGGTCTTCGACGGCGCCCTGCATCACAGCATGGCGCGTTATCCGGCACTGGCCGAGCGCAGCGTGATCGTGTCGTCGTTCGGCAAGTCGTATCACGTGACCGGGTGGCGCGTCGGCTTCACGCTCGCCCCGGCGGAACTGACCAACGAGATCCGCAAGGTCCATCAGTTCATGACATTTTCCGCCGATACCCCCATGCAGATCGCGTTCGCCGAAGCACTCGGCGACGAATCGAGCTATCTGGGCCTCGGCGCGTTCTATCAAAAGAAACGCGACTTGCTGGCCGAGTCGCTTGCCGGTTCGCGTTTCGAACTGCTGCCGAGCGCGGGCAGCTTTTTCCTGCTGGCCCGCTTCGGTGCGTTCTCCGATGAAACCGACAGCGACTTCGTGCTGCGCCTGATCCGTGAAACGCGTGTCGCTACAATCCCGCTATCCGCGTTCTACACCGACGGCACCGACAACCGCATCATCCGCCTGAGCTTCGCGAAGGACGACGACACGTTGCGCGAAGGCGCGCGCCGTTTGTGCGCGGTTTGA
- a CDS encoding ABC transporter substrate-binding protein, producing the protein MLVAASLCTTATAFAADSDTLRYGIEAQYPPFESKSASGELQGLDIDIGNAVCAAAKMKCAWVETSFDGLIPALQGRKFDAINSAMNATDQRRQAIDFTSIVYHVPTQLIAKTGSGLTPTPESLKGKNIGVLAGSVQETFAKAHWANAGVNVVAYQDQNQAYTDLKAGRLDGTLVMSAAGQSGFLSKPDGAGYAFAGGPVHDEKILGSGIAFGIRKGDKALKQRLDTAIAKLQADGTIARAAKKHLGDIDVSVK; encoded by the coding sequence ATGCTGGTTGCGGCATCGTTGTGCACGACGGCAACCGCTTTCGCCGCCGATTCCGACACGCTGCGCTACGGCATCGAGGCGCAATATCCGCCGTTCGAATCGAAGTCGGCATCGGGTGAATTGCAGGGACTGGATATTGATATCGGCAACGCTGTGTGTGCCGCGGCCAAGATGAAATGCGCGTGGGTCGAGACCTCGTTCGACGGCCTGATTCCCGCGCTGCAAGGCCGCAAGTTCGACGCCATCAACTCCGCGATGAACGCCACCGATCAACGCCGCCAGGCCATCGACTTCACAAGTATCGTGTATCACGTGCCGACGCAACTGATCGCCAAGACGGGTAGCGGCCTCACGCCCACGCCTGAGTCGCTGAAGGGCAAGAACATCGGCGTGCTGGCGGGGTCGGTTCAGGAGACGTTTGCGAAGGCGCATTGGGCGAATGCGGGCGTGAACGTGGTGGCGTACCAGGACCAGAACCAGGCTTATACGGACCTGAAGGCCGGGCGTCTGGACGGCACGCTCGTGATGTCGGCTGCGGGTCAATCGGGCTTTTTATCGAAACCGGATGGCGCGGGTTACGCATTCGCGGGCGGTCCCGTGCACGATGAAAAAATCCTGGGCAGCGGCATTGCGTTCGGCATCCGCAAGGGCGACAAGGCGCTGAAGCAACGCCTGGACACAGCCATCGCGAAGTTGCAAGCTGACGGAACTATCGCCAGGGCAGCAAAGAAACATCTCGGCGATATCGACGTGTCGGTTAAATGA
- a CDS encoding LEA type 2 family protein: MDHAMRLFFAGLFLVLGLAGCASLFDRDAPRVSVAGIEPIAGQGLELRFVVKLRVQNPNETPINYDGIALDLELDGKPFASGVSDARGTLPRFGETVLNIPLTVSAFAAARQAFGLSDVMQRGSVPYTVRGKLAGNMFGSVRFTSSGTIKVPASLQGGY; the protein is encoded by the coding sequence ATGGATCACGCGATGCGTCTGTTTTTTGCCGGGCTTTTTTTGGTGCTGGGCCTCGCCGGTTGCGCGAGTCTGTTCGATCGCGATGCGCCACGCGTGAGCGTGGCGGGCATCGAACCGATTGCAGGGCAGGGGCTCGAGCTGCGGTTTGTCGTGAAGCTGCGCGTGCAGAACCCCAACGAAACGCCGATCAACTACGACGGCATAGCGCTGGACCTCGAACTCGACGGCAAACCATTCGCGAGCGGCGTGAGCGACGCACGCGGAACATTGCCGCGTTTCGGCGAGACCGTGTTGAATATCCCGTTGACGGTTTCCGCATTCGCCGCCGCGAGGCAGGCATTCGGCCTCTCCGACGTGATGCAGCGAGGCAGCGTGCCCTACACCGTGCGCGGGAAGCTCGCGGGCAACATGTTCGGCAGCGTGCGCTTTACCAGTTCCGGGACGATCAAAGTACCCGCCTCATTGCAAGGCGGGTACTGA
- the efeB gene encoding iron uptake transporter deferrochelatase/peroxidase subunit, which yields MANDQDPPRRRFLKAGVAAGAAFGAGSVAHAATKAQFKQPVDPMTVVEPFFGEHQAGIVSPQQSHTYVAALDLTTDKRDDVINLLKQWTDAAARMSRGETAKPLPTDDQSAPDSGDILGIGAAGLTVTFGFGPGMFEHEGKDRYGIAKHRPAALVDLPRFNGDQLLPQKTGGDILIQACANDAQVAFHAVRQLARMGYGMVAMRWGQAGFLSGPRGQTPRNLMGFKDGTNNPSTAQPALMNQFVWADAPDAPWMNGGTYTVVRRIRITIEHWDQMERGFQEQVMGREKYSGAPIGKKNEFDALDLDAADKDGNPVIPDNSHVRLSNQATNKGAQILRRSYSYNDGTDFYIERWPPWRQETEYDAGLIFIAHQSDPRTGFIPINDRLAKFDMMNQFTTHVGSGVFACPPGARPGSYIGAGLFEA from the coding sequence ATGGCAAACGATCAGGATCCACCGCGCAGGCGCTTTCTCAAAGCGGGCGTTGCGGCGGGCGCGGCGTTCGGCGCGGGTTCGGTCGCGCACGCAGCGACCAAGGCGCAGTTCAAGCAACCCGTCGACCCGATGACCGTGGTCGAGCCGTTTTTCGGCGAGCATCAGGCGGGCATCGTGTCACCGCAGCAGAGTCATACGTATGTGGCCGCGCTCGATCTCACGACCGACAAACGCGACGACGTCATCAACCTTCTCAAGCAATGGACCGATGCGGCGGCGCGCATGTCGCGCGGCGAGACGGCGAAACCGCTGCCCACCGACGATCAATCCGCGCCCGACTCCGGCGATATCCTCGGCATCGGCGCGGCGGGTCTGACGGTCACGTTCGGCTTCGGCCCGGGCATGTTCGAGCACGAGGGCAAGGATCGCTATGGCATCGCCAAGCACCGGCCGGCTGCGCTCGTCGATTTGCCGCGCTTCAACGGCGACCAGTTGCTGCCGCAGAAAACCGGCGGCGACATCCTCATTCAAGCCTGCGCGAACGATGCCCAGGTCGCGTTTCATGCGGTACGTCAGCTCGCGCGCATGGGGTATGGCATGGTCGCGATGCGCTGGGGCCAGGCGGGATTCCTGTCGGGTCCGCGCGGACAGACGCCGCGCAACCTGATGGGCTTCAAGGACGGCACGAACAATCCGTCGACGGCGCAACCCGCGCTGATGAACCAGTTTGTCTGGGCCGACGCGCCCGACGCGCCGTGGATGAACGGCGGCACGTACACGGTCGTGCGGCGTATCCGGATCACCATTGAACACTGGGACCAGATGGAACGCGGTTTCCAGGAACAGGTGATGGGCCGTGAGAAATACAGCGGTGCGCCTATCGGCAAGAAGAACGAGTTCGACGCGCTCGATCTCGACGCCGCCGATAAAGACGGCAACCCTGTGATCCCCGACAACTCGCACGTGCGCTTGTCGAACCAGGCGACGAACAAGGGCGCGCAAATCTTGCGACGCTCGTATTCGTACAACGACGGCACGGATTTTTATATCGAACGGTGGCCGCCGTGGCGTCAGGAAACCGAGTACGACGCGGGGCTGATCTTTATCGCGCATCAGAGTGATCCGCGCACCGGTTTCATTCCGATCAACGACCGGCTCGCGAAGTTCGACATGATGAATCAGTTCACCACGCACGTAGGCAGCGGCGTGTTCGCGTGTCCGCCGGGTGCGCGGCCGGGGTCGTACATCGGTGCGGGATTGTTCGAAGCTTGA
- a CDS encoding HNH endonuclease, with translation MAKRVPEPWYKPPAADGSCALCGRAVPASQRDEHHLVPKSKGGKDVAVLHRVCHRQLHALFSEGQLAKEYSTVQALLANDDVRKFVDWVRTKPPGFYERTRRSSTKR, from the coding sequence ATGGCAAAACGCGTCCCCGAGCCCTGGTACAAACCACCCGCCGCCGATGGATCCTGCGCGCTATGCGGCCGGGCGGTTCCGGCAAGCCAGCGCGACGAACATCACCTCGTGCCCAAGTCGAAGGGGGGCAAGGACGTCGCGGTGCTGCATCGGGTCTGCCACAGGCAATTGCACGCGCTTTTTAGCGAAGGTCAGCTCGCGAAGGAATATTCGACCGTCCAGGCGTTGCTCGCCAATGACGATGTCCGCAAGTTCGTCGACTGGGTGAGGACCAAGCCGCCCGGCTTCTACGAACGAACCCGGCGAAGCTCCACGAAGCGATAG
- a CDS encoding DHA2 family efflux MFS transporter permease subunit encodes MSTAPAAAPAAPAPPEPLKGGQLVLATVAVALATFMNVLDSSIANVAIPTISGNLGVSVDEGTWVVTVFAAANAVSIPLTGWLTQRIGQIKLFVGAIILFVISSWLCGLAPTLPILLAARVLQGAVAGPLIPLSQAILLGSYPKEKASMALSLWAMTAVVGPIAGPALGGWITDSYSWSWIFYINIPVGLFAASVTWFIYRKRESATRKAPIDTVGLMLLIAWVACLQIMLDKGRDLDWFSSPLVVWLGIIAIIAFAFFVVWELTEKNPVVDLRLFAGRNFFGGTVAISVAYGVFFGNLVLLPQWMQQYLNYRSVDAGLVTAPLGIFAVILAPVMGKVLPRTDARVVATMAFVGFAIVFYMRSKYVIEIDTWHLVLPTLLQGIPMALFFVPLTSIILSGLPPSKIPAAAGLSNFARVFCGAVGTSLCGNAWTDRIALHHERLTEQANANNPAFMASLQASQNTLHVNEAQARGLFDFTVNTQAAMMGLNDIFFASAVIFILIIPLIWITKRAKGGGGGAAAGAH; translated from the coding sequence ATGAGCACTGCGCCTGCTGCCGCACCCGCTGCGCCTGCCCCGCCTGAACCTCTCAAAGGCGGGCAACTTGTCCTTGCGACCGTCGCCGTGGCCCTTGCCACGTTCATGAATGTGCTCGATTCATCGATTGCGAACGTCGCCATTCCGACCATATCCGGCAATCTGGGCGTGTCCGTGGACGAAGGCACGTGGGTCGTCACCGTGTTTGCCGCGGCCAATGCGGTATCGATTCCGCTGACCGGCTGGCTGACCCAGCGCATCGGGCAGATCAAGTTGTTTGTCGGCGCGATTATTTTATTCGTGATCTCTTCGTGGCTTTGCGGACTCGCGCCGACACTGCCGATCCTGCTCGCCGCCCGCGTGTTGCAAGGCGCCGTTGCCGGGCCGCTGATTCCGCTTTCGCAAGCCATCTTGCTGGGCTCTTATCCAAAGGAGAAAGCGTCCATGGCGCTTTCCCTCTGGGCGATGACCGCGGTGGTCGGCCCCATTGCGGGTCCGGCGTTAGGCGGCTGGATCACCGACAGTTACTCGTGGTCGTGGATCTTTTATATCAACATCCCGGTGGGATTATTCGCCGCAAGCGTGACGTGGTTCATCTACCGCAAACGTGAATCGGCGACGCGCAAAGCGCCTATCGATACGGTCGGATTGATGCTGCTGATCGCATGGGTGGCATGCCTGCAGATCATGCTCGACAAAGGCCGCGACCTCGACTGGTTTTCATCGCCGCTGGTCGTCTGGCTCGGGATCATCGCGATAATCGCGTTCGCGTTCTTCGTGGTCTGGGAATTGACCGAAAAAAATCCCGTGGTGGATCTGCGTTTGTTCGCGGGACGCAATTTCTTTGGCGGCACGGTTGCCATTTCCGTGGCGTATGGCGTGTTCTTCGGTAACCTCGTTTTGCTGCCGCAATGGATGCAGCAGTACCTGAATTACCGTTCCGTGGACGCCGGGCTCGTCACCGCACCTTTGGGCATTTTCGCGGTGATTCTCGCCCCGGTCATGGGCAAGGTATTGCCGCGCACCGACGCACGCGTGGTCGCGACCATGGCGTTTGTCGGCTTCGCGATCGTGTTTTATATGCGCTCGAAGTACGTGATCGAAATCGATACATGGCATCTGGTTCTGCCCACGCTGTTGCAGGGCATTCCAATGGCGCTGTTCTTCGTGCCGCTGACGTCGATCATCTTGTCGGGATTGCCGCCTTCCAAGATTCCGGCGGCGGCGGGTTTATCGAATTTCGCCCGGGTTTTTTGCGGCGCCGTAGGCACGTCGTTGTGCGGTAACGCGTGGACCGACCGGATTGCCCTTCATCACGAACGGCTGACCGAGCAGGCGAATGCCAATAATCCGGCCTTCATGGCGTCGCTTCAGGCTTCGCAGAACACATTGCATGTCAACGAAGCCCAGGCGCGTGGATTGTTCGACTTCACCGTGAACACCCAGGCCGCGATGATGGGACTCAACGACATCTTCTTTGCGTCCGCGGTGATCTTCATCCTGATCATTCCGCTGATCTGGATCACCAAGCGCGCGAAAGGCGGCGGTGGTGGCGCGGCGGCCGGCGCGCATTGA
- a CDS encoding branched-chain amino acid ABC transporter substrate-binding protein has translation MQLRTSLKPLAWIIACAAAVGALPLSAAAENIDVKVGFAAPLTGANAGYGKDLQNGVQLALDEANAKKIQIGGKTANFIIQAEDDQADPRVGVQAAQKLVDGGVAVVVGHFNSGTTIPASQVYQNAGIPVIDPAATNPTITERGFDNVFTVISSDAQNAGNAGTYAVKVTKAKKIAIIDDRTAFGQGEADEFEKAVKAAGGSIIARQFSDNQTVDFSAQLTALKGAGADLIFFGGLDRQAAAVAKRMKQLSVNAQLVGGGGVMDADFLKLAGDTAEGVMAWEYGSPLEKMPQGKAFADKFQKRFGVAILSYAPFGYDAAWAAINSMEKAGSIDPKVYRPVLKAISFPGITGTIAFDDKGALKNASSTMYQVKSGAWVPIVTKSGT, from the coding sequence ATGCAACTTCGAACAAGTCTCAAACCGCTTGCCTGGATCATCGCGTGTGCTGCCGCCGTGGGTGCGTTGCCACTGTCCGCCGCTGCTGAAAACATCGATGTGAAGGTCGGTTTCGCCGCGCCGCTGACGGGCGCAAACGCCGGTTATGGCAAGGACTTGCAGAACGGCGTGCAGCTTGCACTCGATGAAGCCAACGCCAAGAAGATCCAGATCGGCGGCAAGACGGCCAACTTCATCATCCAGGCCGAAGACGACCAGGCCGACCCGCGCGTGGGCGTGCAGGCGGCGCAAAAGCTCGTGGATGGCGGCGTCGCCGTGGTCGTCGGCCACTTCAATTCGGGCACGACGATTCCCGCGTCGCAGGTCTATCAAAACGCGGGCATTCCCGTGATCGATCCCGCCGCAACCAATCCGACCATTACGGAACGCGGTTTCGACAACGTCTTCACCGTCATTTCCAGCGATGCCCAGAACGCCGGCAACGCCGGGACCTACGCGGTGAAGGTCACGAAGGCGAAGAAGATCGCGATCATCGATGACCGCACGGCCTTCGGCCAGGGCGAAGCTGACGAGTTCGAGAAGGCCGTAAAAGCAGCCGGCGGCTCGATCATCGCGCGTCAGTTCAGCGACAATCAAACCGTCGATTTCTCGGCGCAACTGACGGCGCTCAAGGGCGCGGGCGCGGACCTGATCTTCTTCGGCGGCCTCGACCGGCAAGCTGCGGCCGTGGCCAAGCGGATGAAGCAGTTGAGCGTCAACGCGCAGCTCGTGGGCGGCGGCGGCGTGATGGATGCTGACTTCCTGAAGCTCGCAGGCGACACAGCCGAAGGTGTGATGGCCTGGGAATACGGCAGCCCGCTTGAAAAGATGCCGCAAGGCAAGGCGTTCGCCGACAAGTTCCAGAAGCGGTTTGGCGTCGCGATCCTGTCGTACGCGCCGTTCGGCTATGACGCGGCGTGGGCGGCGATCAACTCAATGGAAAAAGCGGGATCGATCGATCCTAAGGTGTATCGGCCGGTGTTGAAAGCGATCTCGTTTCCGGGAATCACGGGAACCATCGCTTTCGATGACAAAGGTGCCTTGAAGAACGCGTCCTCTACGATGTACCAGGTCAAGAGCGGCGCCTGGGTGCCGATTGTCACGAAGAGCGGCACGTAA
- a CDS encoding carbohydrate porin codes for MRVSKAPLRRALLSAWLALASSAAMAAGNPANPDATPTDAPEADLNIQAQQAGQWTGVWTRSTLLGDMGGIRSFLGKYGVSLQATETSEYLANVRGGLKTGGTYDGLSTVTLGLDTQKAFGWEGGTFNASALQIHGRNLSQYNLGTLNTASGIEAQDTTRLWELWYQQSFLNKRVDVKVGQQSIDQEFMVSSYAATFVNTMFGWPGLPSYDMPSGGPAYPLSALGVRVRGQITPAITALAGVYDGDPLGNNPSNLSGTNFNLHNGALYIGELQYAINQPSDGEMVGLPQSGLPGTYKIGFWYNNERFDDQGIDDTGLSLANPASSGNAQSHRGNYSFYAVADQMIWRPDPDEPRSIGVFARVMGAPGDRNLVSLSANAGIVMKAPFKGRDNDSVGIGLAYIKVGNHVHDLDVQSAAFSGGPYGVRTSETAVEATYQYQVTPWWIMQGDLQYTFNAGAGQNPNEPTAALRNTLVVGVRTTITF; via the coding sequence ATGCGCGTTTCGAAAGCGCCCTTGCGCCGTGCCTTGCTGAGTGCGTGGCTTGCGCTGGCTTCATCGGCGGCAATGGCAGCCGGCAACCCGGCGAATCCGGACGCAACACCCACGGACGCGCCCGAGGCCGACCTGAACATCCAGGCGCAACAAGCCGGTCAATGGACGGGTGTATGGACCCGCTCGACCTTGCTCGGCGACATGGGCGGCATCCGCTCGTTCCTCGGTAAATACGGCGTCTCGCTCCAGGCGACGGAAACATCGGAATACCTGGCCAACGTGCGCGGCGGCCTGAAAACCGGCGGCACCTACGACGGCCTGAGCACGGTCACCCTCGGCCTCGATACGCAAAAGGCTTTCGGCTGGGAAGGCGGCACGTTCAACGCGAGCGCGCTGCAGATCCATGGCCGCAACCTGAGCCAGTACAACCTTGGAACGCTGAACACGGCGAGCGGCATTGAAGCGCAGGACACGACGCGTCTCTGGGAACTCTGGTACCAGCAATCGTTCTTGAACAAGCGCGTGGACGTGAAGGTCGGCCAGCAAAGTATCGACCAGGAGTTCATGGTCAGCTCGTACGCGGCCACCTTCGTGAACACCATGTTCGGCTGGCCGGGCCTGCCGTCCTACGACATGCCCTCGGGCGGTCCGGCTTATCCGCTGTCCGCGCTCGGTGTGCGGGTGCGCGGCCAGATCACGCCGGCGATCACGGCATTGGCGGGCGTCTACGACGGCGATCCGCTCGGCAACAACCCGAGCAATCTCAGTGGCACGAACTTCAACCTGCATAACGGCGCGCTGTACATAGGCGAGTTGCAGTACGCGATCAACCAGCCGTCCGATGGCGAAATGGTCGGCCTGCCGCAAAGCGGTTTGCCGGGCACGTACAAGATCGGCTTCTGGTACAACAACGAACGTTTCGACGACCAGGGTATCGACGATACCGGTCTGTCGCTCGCCAATCCGGCGAGCAGCGGCAACGCGCAATCGCACCGCGGGAACTACAGTTTCTACGCGGTCGCGGACCAGATGATCTGGCGCCCCGACCCGGATGAACCGCGCAGTATCGGCGTGTTTGCGCGCGTGATGGGTGCGCCGGGCGACCGCAACCTCGTGAGCCTTTCGGCGAACGCGGGCATCGTGATGAAGGCGCCGTTCAAGGGGCGCGACAACGACAGCGTCGGCATCGGCCTCGCGTACATCAAGGTCGGCAATCACGTGCACGATCTCGACGTGCAGAGCGCGGCGTTCAGCGGCGGCCCGTACGGCGTGCGCACCAGCGAAACCGCGGTCGAAGCCACGTATCAATATCAGGTCACGCCGTGGTGGATCATGCAGGGCGACCTGCAATACACCTTCAACGCAGGCGCGGGCCAGAACCCGAACGAGCCGACTGCGGCCTTGCGCAATACCCTCGTGGTCGGCGTGCGCACCACCATTACTTTCTGA
- a CDS encoding MFS transporter, with the protein MLGIGLVNMLVALDQTVVSTALPSIVAELHGFEYYAWIASAYLLASVVTVPVFGRLGDYFGRKRFVIAAVVTFTVASVLCGVANDMLFLVIARGLQGVGGGMMVGTAFASIPDLFPDARLRVRWQVVMAASYGIGTAAGPSLGGWMSEDWGWRSTFLINLPVGIAAFYFIWAHLPNYRRPRQGAVKIDWMGAALVALVLGGLQAFIEGVPKSGLTTGNIVLAICVVIGAAALLMCERRATHPIIPLDLFKDPQLVTLFTLSVLSGFVMFSLIFFAPLLLQGGFGLSPQQAGLLATPIAMFIAIGSFINTRIVIHLRKPTMILSIGFTLLLFACIGLSFANASTPHVWIEIPMAGIGVGLGFILNNLNVFGQEIAGRERFGITTALLQSTRMVGGMLGTSVVATIVQHHYRDVITRTLRVLGEPASTAWLPRFNDPRILIDTALRSKLLADLAPVGLDGPALIESAREVLVQSIHIGVLLTAVAALSAVLMVRRVSHITFKK; encoded by the coding sequence ATGCTCGGCATCGGTCTCGTCAACATGCTCGTTGCACTGGACCAGACCGTGGTGAGTACGGCGTTGCCGTCCATCGTCGCGGAACTGCATGGCTTCGAGTACTACGCGTGGATTGCGAGCGCGTATCTGCTGGCTTCGGTGGTGACGGTGCCGGTGTTCGGTCGGCTTGGCGATTATTTCGGCCGCAAGCGTTTCGTGATCGCCGCGGTGGTCACGTTCACGGTGGCATCAGTGCTATGCGGCGTGGCGAACGACATGTTGTTCCTGGTCATCGCGCGCGGCTTGCAGGGCGTCGGCGGCGGCATGATGGTGGGTACCGCGTTTGCATCGATACCCGATCTTTTCCCCGATGCCCGTTTGCGCGTGCGCTGGCAAGTAGTCATGGCGGCGTCGTACGGCATTGGCACGGCGGCGGGGCCGTCGCTCGGCGGCTGGATGAGCGAGGACTGGGGATGGCGTTCCACGTTTCTCATCAACTTGCCGGTGGGCATCGCCGCGTTTTATTTCATCTGGGCGCATTTGCCGAACTATCGGCGGCCACGTCAGGGCGCGGTGAAAATCGACTGGATGGGAGCGGCGCTCGTGGCGCTCGTTCTCGGCGGATTGCAGGCATTCATTGAAGGCGTGCCGAAGAGCGGACTGACGACCGGCAACATCGTTCTCGCGATATGCGTGGTGATCGGCGCCGCAGCGTTATTGATGTGCGAGCGCCGCGCGACGCATCCGATCATTCCGCTCGATCTGTTCAAGGACCCGCAACTTGTGACCCTGTTCACGCTGTCCGTGCTGTCCGGATTCGTGATGTTTTCGCTGATCTTTTTCGCGCCGTTATTGTTGCAGGGCGGCTTTGGTTTGTCGCCGCAGCAAGCCGGGTTGCTCGCCACGCCGATTGCGATGTTTATCGCGATTGGCAGCTTTATCAACACGCGGATCGTGATTCATTTGCGCAAGCCGACCATGATCCTTTCCATCGGCTTTACGTTGCTGTTGTTTGCGTGCATCGGGCTTTCGTTTGCGAATGCATCGACGCCGCATGTCTGGATCGAGATACCGATGGCCGGCATCGGCGTCGGACTGGGTTTCATCCTGAACAACCTGAATGTATTCGGACAGGAAATCGCCGGGCGCGAGCGGTTCGGCATTACCACGGCGTTATTGCAATCCACGCGCATGGTCGGCGGGATGCTCGGAACCAGTGTGGTCGCGACGATCGTTCAGCATCATTATCGCGATGTCATCACGCGCACGCTTCGCGTGTTGGGCGAGCCGGCAAGTACCGCGTGGCTGCCGCGATTCAACGATCCGCGCATTCTTATCGATACAGCCTTGCGCTCCAAGCTTCTTGCCGATCTTGCGCCCGTTGGACTGGACGGCCCGGCGCTGATCGAAAGCGCGCGTGAAGTTCTCGTGCAATCGATTCATATAGGCGTGCTGCTGACTGCAGTGGCTGCCTTGTCGGCGGTGCTGATGGTGCGGCGGGTTTCGCACATCACGTTTAAAAAGTAG
- a CDS encoding LysR substrate-binding domain-containing protein, giving the protein MKPLPSLDVLKTFAVVAQRLNFTRAADLLNVTQGAVSRQISGLEAHLGYALFVRQPRGLALTPNGAMLLAPVQQALAQITEALERSGAQSGTLRVKCPTCAMRWILPRVIRLQNERPELVIEVTAAVSHGVEFNAEQFDAAIVFGQPALKGVSSHHLFDEVLTPVCAPGLLKRVTRDITPDDLAEQTLLHPTRDRRDWLRWLAAYGYRGLPSAKAQHFDTLDLAISSAMQGLGVTIGDLSLIEEDLLAQRIVTPFSLCVPSGASYYLIYPERPAASKVLSEFAKWVEGEAALTRAGLSRYLERA; this is encoded by the coding sequence ATGAAACCGCTGCCTTCTCTCGATGTCCTGAAGACGTTTGCCGTCGTTGCGCAGCGCCTCAACTTTACGCGCGCCGCCGATCTGCTCAATGTCACGCAAGGCGCCGTCAGCCGGCAAATTTCCGGGCTGGAGGCGCATCTGGGGTATGCGCTCTTCGTGCGCCAGCCGCGCGGCCTGGCGCTCACGCCGAACGGCGCCATGCTGCTCGCGCCTGTGCAGCAGGCGCTTGCGCAGATCACCGAAGCGCTCGAGCGCAGCGGCGCGCAGTCAGGCACCTTGCGCGTGAAATGCCCGACGTGCGCCATGCGCTGGATCTTGCCGCGCGTGATCCGTCTGCAGAACGAGAGGCCGGAACTGGTGATCGAGGTGACGGCGGCGGTGTCCCATGGGGTGGAATTCAACGCCGAGCAATTCGATGCCGCCATCGTTTTCGGTCAGCCGGCGCTGAAGGGCGTGAGTTCGCATCATCTCTTCGACGAAGTCCTGACGCCCGTCTGCGCGCCTGGTTTGCTCAAGCGCGTGACGCGAGACATCACGCCGGACGACCTCGCCGAACAAACCCTGCTGCATCCCACACGCGACCGGCGCGACTGGCTGAGGTGGCTTGCAGCTTATGGGTATCGTGGATTGCCGTCGGCGAAAGCGCAGCACTTCGACACGCTCGACCTTGCGATTTCATCAGCGATGCAGGGCTTGGGCGTGACGATCGGGGATTTGTCGTTGATCGAAGAGGATTTGCTCGCGCAACGGATCGTCACGCCGTTTTCGCTTTGCGTGCCGAGCGGAGCTTCGTATTACCTGATTTATCCGGAACGCCCGGCGGCATCGAAGGTATTGAGCGAGTTTGCCAAGTGGGTGGAAGGCGAGGCTGCGCTAACGCGGGCGGGGCTTTCGAGGTATCTGGAACGGGCGTAA